One part of the Drosophila teissieri strain GT53w chromosome 3R, Prin_Dtei_1.1, whole genome shotgun sequence genome encodes these proteins:
- the LOC122622544 gene encoding odorant receptor 94b yields the protein MESTNRLSAIQPLLVIQRWIGLLKWENEAEDGVLTWLKRVYPFVLHLPLTFTYIALMWYEAIASSDFEEAGQVLYMSITELALVTKLLNIWYRRHEAANLIHELQHDPAFNLRTAEEIQFWQRNQRDFRRIFYWYIGGSLFVAVMGYISVFFQEDYELPFGYYVPFEWRSRERYFYAWGYNVVAMTLCCLSNILLDTLGCYFMFHIASLFRLLGMRLEALQSATEEKAKPELRRIFQLHSRVRRLTGECEVLVSPYVLSQVVFSAFIICFSAYRLVHMGFKQRPGLFVATVQFVAVMIVQIFLPCYYGNELTFHANALTNSVFATNWLEYSVGTRKLLNCYMEFLKRPVKVRAGVFFEIGLPIFVKTINNAYSFFALLLKISK from the exons ATGGAGTCTACAAATCGCCTAAGTGCCATCCAGCCACTTCTGGTAATCCAACGCTGGATAGGACttctgaaatgggaaaacgaGGCAGAAGATGGAGTTTTAACCTGGCTAAAACGTGTATATCCCTTTGTGCTGCACCTTCCACTGACCTTCACGTATATTGCGCTCATGTGGTACGAAGCTATTGCCTCGTCGGATTTCGAGGAAGCTGGTCAAGTGCTGTACATGTCCATCACCGAACTGGCATTGGTCACTAAACTCCTGAATATTTGGTATCGACGCCATGAGGCTGCTAATCTAATCCACGAATTGCAGCACGATCCCGCATTTAATCTGCGCACTGCCGAGGAAATTCAGTTCTGGCAGCGAAATCAAAGGGACTTTAGGAGAATATTTTACTGGTACATTGGAGGCAGCCTCTTCGTGGCCGTGATGGGCTATATAAGCGTGTTTTTCCAGGAGGATTACGAGCTGCCCTTCGGCTACTACGTGCCATTCGAGTGGCGCTCCAGGGAGCGGTATTTCTACGCCTGGGGCTACAATGTGGTGGCCATGACCCTGTGCTGTCTATCGAACATCCTGCTGGACACTCTGGGCTGCTACTTCATGTTCCACATCGCCTCGCTCTTCCGGCTGCTGGGCATGCGACTGGAGGCCTTGCAGAGTGCAACCGAGGAGAAAGCCAAGCCCGAGTTGCGCCGCATCTTCCAACTGCACTCCAGAGTCCGCCGATTGACGGGGGAATGCGAAGTGCTAGTGTCGCCATATGTGCTATCGCAAGTGGTCTTCAGTGCCTTCATCATCTGCTTCAGTGCCTATCGCCTGGTGCACATGGGCTTTAAGCAGCGACCCGGACTCTTCGTGGCCACCGTGCAATTCGTGGCCGTCATGATTGTGCAGATCTTCCTGCCCTGCTACTACGGCAATGAGTTGACCTTTCACGCCAATGCGCTGACCAACAGTGTCTTCGCCACCAACTGGCTGGAGTACTCCGTGGGCACGCGGAAGCTGCTCAACTGCTACATGGAGTTCCTCAAGCGGCCGGTGAAGGTGCGAGCCGGGGTGTTCTTCGAAATAGGACTGCCCATCTTTGTGAAG ACCATCAACAATGCCTACAGCTTCTTCGCCCTGCTGCTGAAGATATCCAAGTAG
- the LOC122622542 gene encoding odorant receptor 94a, which produces MDSHKDRIESMRLILRVMQLFGLWPWSLKSEEEWTFTGFLKRHYRFLLHLPITFTFIGLMWLEAFISSNLEQAGQVLYMSITEMALVVKILSIWHHRTAAWRLMQEFQYAPDYQLHSQEEMDFWRREQRYFKWFFYIYILISLGVVYSGCTGVLFLDDYELPFAYYVPFEWRNERRYWLAYGYDMAGMTLTCISNITLDTLGCYFLFHISLLYRLLGLRLRELQNLQDDATFGQELRAIFILHRRIRRLTLTCQSIVSPYILSQIVLSALIICFSGYRLQYVGIRDNPGQFIAMLQFVSVMILQIFLPCYYGNEITVYANQLTNEVYHTNWLECRPPIRKLLNAYMEHLKKPVTIRAGNFFAVGLPIFVKTINNAYSFLALLLNVSK; this is translated from the exons ATGGACAGCCACAAGGATCGCATTGAATCCATGCGCCTGATTCTTCGGGTCATGCAACTATTTGGCCTCTGGCCCTGGTCCCTCAAATCGGAAGAGGAGTGGACTTTCACCGGTTTCCTGAAGCGCCACTATCGCTTCCTGCTGCACCTGCCCATTACCTTCACCTTCATTGGCCTCATGTGGCTGGAGGCCTTCATCTCGAGCAATCTGGAGCAGGCCGGCCAGGTGCTGTACATGTCCATCACCGAGATGGCTTTGGTGGTGAAAATCCTCAGTATTTGGCATCATCGCACCGCAGCCTGGCGGCTGATGCAGGAGTTCCAATACGCGCCGGACTACCAGCTCCACAGCCAGGAGGAGATGGACTTCTGGCGCCGGGAGCAGCGCTACTTCAAGTGGTTCTTCTACATCTACATCCTGATTAGCCTGGGCGTGGTGTACAGTGGCTGCACTGGGGTCCTTTTCCTGGACGACTACGAACTGCCCTTCGCCTACTACGTGCCCTTCGAGTGGCGCAATGAGAGGAGGTACTGGCTCGCCTATGGCTACGACATGGCGGGCATGACGCTGACCTGCATCTCGAACATCACCCTGGACACCCTGGGCTGCTACTTCCTATTCCACATATCCCTTCTCTACCGACTGCTCGGTCTTCGATTGAGGGAACTGCAGAATTTGCAGGATGatgccacttttggccaggagTTGCGTGCCATCTTCATACTGCATCGGAGGATTAGAAG ATTGACCCTGACCTGCCAGAGTATAGTATCTCCCTACATACTTTCTCAGATCGTGTTGAGTGCCCTGATCATCTGCTTCAGTGGCTACCGCCTGCAGTACGTGGGGATTCGCGATAATCCCGGCCAGTTCATAGCCATGCTGCAGTTCGTCAGCGTGATGATCCTGCAGATCTTCCTGCCCTGCTACTACGGCAACGAGATCACCGTGTATGCCAACCAGCTGACCAACGAGGTGTACCACACCAATTGGCTGGAGTGTCGTCCACCGATTCGCAAGCTACTGAATGCCTACATGGAGCACCTGAAGAAACCGGTGACCATCCGGGCTGGCAACTTCTTCGCCGTGGGACTGCCCATTTTTGTGAAGACCATTAACAACGCCTACAGTTTCCTAGCTTTATTACTGAATGTATCAAAGTAA